The Parus major isolate Abel chromosome Z, Parus_major1.1, whole genome shotgun sequence genome has a window encoding:
- the LOC107198458 gene encoding granzyme A: MGAFLTWYTFAVFILVIHGGFCADIIGGKEVKPHSRPFMAQIKGPRGVSCGGALIKENWVLTAAHCKVEKSKVILGAHSLKKSEKEQQTFQIAKCIPYPCYNPSTKENDIMLLQLKGRAKFNKAVQPIPLPTSDDDPKPGTVCSVAGWGTTTSYPYTLPTALMEVNITVIRRDICNNKNHYNGKPVITENMICAGATNGKKDSCYGDSGGPLRCNNVMRGITSFGKPKSCGKADGPGVYTRLTKRYLEWIRKTIGGA; this comes from the exons ATGGGTGCATTCCTCACTTGGTACAcctttgctgttttcattctgGTAATTCATGGAG GTTTCTGTGCAGATATCATTggaggaaaagaagtaaaaccACACTCCAGACCATTTATGGCCCAAATCAAGGGACCAAGAGGAGTTTCTTGTGGAGGAGCTTTAATCAAGGAAAACTGGGTGTTAACAGCTGCACATTGCAAAGT ggaaaaaagcaaagttatTCTTGGAGCCCATTCAttgaaaaaaagtgaaaaagaacagcagaCTTTTCAAATTGCAAAATGCATTCCTTATCCATGCTACAACCCCAGTACCAAGGAAAATGACATTATGCTGCTGCAG CTTAAGGGAAGAGCAAAATTTAATAAAGCTGTGCAACCAATCCCCCTGCCTACCTCAGATGATGATCCCAAACCAGGAACAGTGTGCTCAGTAGCAGGATGGGGTACAACTACCAGTTATCCATACACGTTGCCTACTGCCCTGATGGAAGTCAATATCACTGTCATCAGGAGGGACATCTGCAACAATAAAAATCATTATAATGGCAAACCTGTCATAACAGAGAACATGATATGTGCAGGGGctacaaatggaaaaaaggacTCATGTTAT GGGGACTCTGGTGGACCTTTGAGATGTAACAATGTGATGAGAGGCATCACTTCGTTTGGGAAGCCGAAGAGCTGTGGCAAGGCTGATGGCCCAGGTGTCTACACTCGACTCACAAAGCGATACCTTGAGTGGATAAGGAAAACCATAGGGGGGGCCTAA